In one window of Candidatus Thermoplasmatota archaeon DNA:
- a CDS encoding rhomboid family intramembrane serine protease — protein sequence MALLPTGLAIAGLALILVGTVVIVRLRAFPKAYGLGVLSMAVFALQLADPFVTLQLGLRSEAFLSGATWWAPLTYMFVHADPFHLVGNLFILLTAGAALEDRLGERTFFVVYFAAGFAAALGHLGMAEILPRIVSPFSLAVGASGAIFGVLTTYAVLFPRKNLPILLGIMVFWFPSFGVLLIYLGFNVAYMFAQTGIAWWGHFSGFLVGLAAAFAFQNRLRAPTTPLATDAALAALATTPETKEILAKIETFTGTAADDATFRDAWVEKLVRKARCPSGHALAREKSTVRCAGGEFELDLAKG from the coding sequence GTGGCCCTGCTCCCGACGGGACTCGCGATCGCCGGCCTCGCCCTGATCCTCGTGGGCACCGTCGTCATCGTCCGCCTGCGGGCGTTCCCCAAGGCCTATGGCCTCGGGGTGCTCAGCATGGCCGTCTTCGCGCTGCAGCTTGCGGACCCCTTCGTCACGCTCCAGCTCGGATTGAGGAGCGAAGCCTTCCTCTCGGGCGCGACCTGGTGGGCTCCGCTCACCTACATGTTCGTGCACGCGGACCCGTTCCACCTCGTCGGAAACCTCTTCATCCTGCTCACGGCGGGCGCCGCGCTCGAGGATCGTCTGGGCGAGCGGACGTTCTTCGTGGTCTACTTCGCGGCGGGCTTCGCGGCCGCGCTCGGCCACCTCGGCATGGCCGAGATCCTCCCGCGGATCGTTTCGCCGTTCTCGCTTGCGGTCGGCGCCTCGGGCGCGATCTTCGGCGTGCTCACGACGTACGCCGTCCTCTTCCCGAGGAAGAACCTCCCGATCCTTCTCGGGATCATGGTGTTCTGGTTCCCGAGCTTCGGGGTGCTCCTCATCTATCTCGGCTTCAACGTCGCCTACATGTTCGCCCAGACCGGCATCGCGTGGTGGGGCCACTTCTCGGGCTTCCTCGTGGGGCTCGCGGCCGCCTTCGCTTTCCAGAACCGGCTCCGGGCGCCGACGACGCCGCTTGCCACCGACGCCGCGCTTGCCGCGCTTGCGACCACGCCCGAGACGAAGGAGATCCTCGCAAAGATCGAGACGTTCACGGGCACGGCCGCGGACGACGCCACGTTCAGGGACGCGTGGGTCGAGAAGCTCGTCCGCAAGGCCCGATGCCCTTCAGGCCACGCGCTCGCGCGCGAAAAGTCCACCGTGCGGTGCGCGGGGGGCGAGTTCGAGCTGGACCTCGCGAAAGGCTAG
- a CDS encoding NAD(P)H-dependent oxidoreductase gives MTRILGVSGTLRKGGNTTILLEEALKAVAGRAETDLVALADAANGEQPPKAALADLARRFEAADAVLIATPSHFGAPSAALKALLDETWEAAKAHRLEGKLAAALVVEAETGGELAAQALAHWAHVHRMDFLGYVVGRGLKEREVLFDIKAVRGARGLATRVADRLERR, from the coding sequence ATGACGCGGATCCTCGGCGTGAGCGGCACGCTCCGGAAGGGCGGGAACACGACCATCCTCCTCGAGGAGGCCCTCAAGGCCGTCGCGGGCCGCGCGGAGACGGACCTCGTCGCGCTCGCGGACGCGGCGAACGGCGAGCAGCCGCCGAAGGCCGCGCTCGCGGATCTCGCGCGCCGGTTCGAGGCCGCCGACGCGGTCCTCATTGCGACCCCGAGCCACTTCGGCGCGCCGAGCGCCGCTCTCAAGGCGCTCCTCGACGAGACGTGGGAGGCCGCGAAGGCGCACCGTCTCGAGGGCAAGCTCGCGGCGGCGCTCGTCGTCGAGGCCGAAACGGGCGGGGAGCTCGCGGCGCAGGCCCTCGCGCACTGGGCGCACGTCCACCGCATGGATTTCCTCGGCTACGTCGTGGGCCGCGGGCTCAAGGAGCGCGAGGTGCTCTTCGACATCAAGGCCGTGCGCGGGGCGCGCGGGCTCGCAACTCGGGTCGCGGACCGCCTCGAGAGGCGCTAG
- a CDS encoding NAD+ synthase: MDLAPNADIPAARRILVRFLGDAVERARAEGVVLGVSGGVDSAVVLGLAVEALGCARVAAFAMPHATSDPTDEAHARLVAERFGVGLARAEVTPITDAVEAALPDTPFDARSRGNAKSRARMILLYAHANATNRLVLGTGNKSELLTGYFTKYGDGAADLYPLGDLLKTEVFALARLLGVPEPVVAKPPSAGLAPGQTDESDLGIAYADLDRVLVGLEAGHDAATIARVARLSPALVERVVRRMRDSEHKRSSLVVPKLSFRTPGLDWRQPREGAAAEGTR; the protein is encoded by the coding sequence GTGGACCTCGCCCCGAACGCGGACATCCCGGCCGCGCGCCGCATCCTCGTCCGCTTCCTTGGCGACGCCGTCGAGCGGGCCCGCGCGGAGGGCGTCGTGCTCGGGGTCTCGGGCGGCGTCGATTCGGCCGTCGTCCTCGGGCTTGCGGTCGAGGCCCTCGGCTGCGCGCGCGTCGCGGCCTTCGCGATGCCGCACGCGACCTCGGACCCGACGGACGAGGCGCACGCGCGGCTCGTCGCGGAGCGCTTCGGGGTCGGCCTCGCGCGCGCGGAGGTGACGCCCATCACCGACGCGGTGGAGGCCGCGCTCCCCGACACGCCCTTCGATGCGCGCTCGCGCGGAAACGCGAAGTCCCGCGCGCGCATGATCCTGCTCTACGCGCACGCGAACGCGACGAACCGTCTCGTGCTCGGCACGGGCAACAAGAGCGAGCTCCTGACCGGCTACTTCACGAAATACGGCGACGGCGCGGCGGACCTCTACCCGCTCGGCGACCTCCTCAAGACGGAGGTGTTCGCGCTCGCGCGCCTTCTCGGCGTCCCGGAACCCGTCGTCGCGAAGCCCCCGAGCGCGGGCCTCGCGCCGGGGCAGACGGACGAGAGCGACCTCGGCATCGCGTACGCGGACCTCGACCGCGTCCTCGTCGGCCTCGAGGCGGGCCACGACGCCGCGACGATCGCGCGCGTCGCGCGCCTATCGCCAGCCCTCGTCGAGCGCGTCGTTCGGAGGATGCGCGATTCCGAGCACAAGCGATCGAGCCTCGTCGTGCCGAAGCTGAGCTTCCGGACCCCGGGCCTCGACTGGAGACAGCCCCGCGAGGGCGCGGCGGCGGAGGGAACACGATGA
- a CDS encoding CBS domain-containing protein has protein sequence MIEGLIRTDFALVDKREPVSSVAGWLKGEARDRPLVADRGRPWGILNLRRLTKSALPARERLERLAIGTGVVAEDATLEEVARALTDHAVDHMPVGDQRRAAGYVSALDVARALGVDGIAASDALVEVPALAEDQSMGEALHHFHEVSVDALPVVDARGRVRSILRRRALFEAGLNRDRADGRAMPGNPPGVLSGPVRDFATDAWEGVRAGAPGGVLLEALEDWGDAPVVDGEGRLVGMASPVSLLRAVTASGGRSL, from the coding sequence ATGATCGAGGGCCTCATCCGCACCGACTTCGCCCTGGTGGACAAGCGCGAGCCCGTGTCGAGCGTTGCGGGGTGGCTCAAGGGGGAGGCCCGAGACCGACCCCTCGTCGCGGACCGCGGCCGCCCGTGGGGCATCCTCAATCTTCGCAGGCTCACGAAGAGCGCCCTCCCGGCCCGCGAGCGTCTCGAACGCCTCGCGATCGGCACGGGCGTCGTCGCCGAGGACGCGACGCTCGAGGAAGTCGCGCGCGCGCTCACCGACCACGCGGTCGACCACATGCCGGTCGGCGACCAGCGGCGCGCGGCGGGCTACGTGTCCGCCCTCGACGTCGCGCGCGCGCTCGGGGTCGACGGCATCGCGGCCTCGGACGCCCTCGTCGAGGTGCCCGCGCTCGCCGAGGACCAGTCGATGGGCGAGGCGCTCCACCACTTCCACGAGGTGAGCGTCGACGCGCTTCCCGTGGTCGACGCCCGCGGCCGCGTGCGGTCGATCCTGCGACGCCGCGCGCTCTTCGAGGCCGGGTTGAACCGGGACCGCGCCGACGGTCGCGCGATGCCGGGCAACCCCCCCGGCGTCCTCTCGGGCCCCGTGCGCGACTTCGCGACGGACGCGTGGGAAGGCGTCCGCGCGGGCGCCCCCGGCGGGGTCCTCCTCGAGGCCCTCGAGGACTGGGGCGACGCGCCTGTCGTCGATGGCGAGGGACGCCTCGTCGGCATGGCGAGCCCCGTGAGCCTCCTCAGGGCCGTCACCGCGAGCGGCGGGCGAAGCCTTTAG
- a CDS encoding amidohydrolase — MGSLLVRNAVILTQDAARRVVRGDVLVEDGVIAAVGEVRATRPDRVVDAAGGLVTPGLVNAHTHVPMTLFRGLGDDLVLERWLEDRIWPAERRLDERAVRAGMRLGLAEMIRTGTTLFADMYFFPEALAEETRRAGLYAVEAHTFLDFPTPDAKVEEMESKARAFVKRFADDALVTPALGPHSTYACSEATLAKVSGLADELGGARPLRVLTHCAETRREVLDVEARNGRRPVGVFERAGLLRDGVVLAHCGWVTKEEARRIGAAGASVAHCPVSNMKLATGGVMPLPELDAAGVAVGLGTDGAASNNTLDVLESAKFAALAQKNHRWDPTVVPAERALDLATRDGARALGFGDVTGSIEPGKRADLVLWSTDAPRMAPIHDPVSALVYAGRGDDARLVVAGGRVLYEDGRFATLDVPRVVREARSEAERVTRP; from the coding sequence GTGGGTTCCCTTCTCGTCCGGAACGCCGTGATCCTCACCCAGGATGCCGCGCGCCGCGTCGTGCGCGGGGACGTCCTCGTCGAGGACGGCGTCATCGCCGCCGTCGGCGAGGTCCGCGCGACCCGCCCCGACCGCGTCGTGGACGCCGCGGGCGGCCTCGTCACGCCCGGCCTCGTGAATGCGCACACGCACGTCCCGATGACCCTCTTCCGAGGGCTCGGCGACGACCTCGTGCTCGAGCGGTGGCTCGAGGACCGCATCTGGCCGGCCGAGCGCAGGCTCGACGAGCGCGCGGTGCGCGCGGGAATGCGGCTCGGCCTCGCCGAGATGATCCGCACGGGCACCACGCTCTTCGCGGACATGTACTTCTTCCCCGAGGCCCTCGCGGAGGAGACGCGTCGCGCGGGCCTTTACGCGGTCGAGGCGCACACGTTCCTCGACTTCCCCACGCCCGACGCCAAGGTGGAGGAGATGGAGTCGAAGGCCCGCGCGTTCGTGAAGCGCTTCGCGGACGATGCTCTCGTGACGCCCGCGCTCGGGCCGCACTCGACCTACGCCTGCTCGGAGGCGACGCTTGCGAAGGTCTCCGGGCTCGCGGACGAGCTGGGCGGCGCGCGACCCCTGCGCGTCCTCACGCACTGCGCGGAGACGAGGCGCGAAGTGCTCGACGTCGAGGCGAGGAACGGGCGACGTCCCGTCGGGGTCTTCGAGAGGGCGGGCCTCTTGCGCGACGGCGTCGTCCTCGCCCACTGCGGCTGGGTGACGAAGGAGGAGGCGCGCCGCATCGGGGCCGCCGGCGCGTCCGTCGCCCACTGCCCCGTCTCGAACATGAAGCTCGCGACGGGCGGCGTCATGCCGCTTCCGGAGCTCGACGCCGCGGGCGTCGCGGTCGGCCTCGGGACGGACGGCGCGGCCTCGAACAACACGCTCGACGTCCTCGAGAGCGCGAAGTTCGCGGCGCTCGCGCAGAAGAACCACCGGTGGGACCCGACCGTCGTGCCGGCTGAGCGCGCGCTCGACCTCGCGACCCGCGACGGCGCGCGGGCGCTCGGCTTCGGGGACGTGACGGGCTCGATCGAGCCCGGCAAGCGCGCGGACCTCGTCCTCTGGTCGACGGACGCGCCGCGGATGGCGCCGATCCACGATCCCGTGAGCGCGCTCGTCTACGCCGGGCGCGGCGACGACGCGCGCCTCGTCGTCGCGGGCGGCCGCGTGCTCTACGAGGACGGTCGGTTCGCGACGCTCGACGTGCCGCGGGTCGTGCGCGAGGCGCGGTCGGAGGCCGAGCGCGTCACGCGGCCGTGA
- a CDS encoding TIGR00289 family protein, with amino-acid sequence MRVAALFSGGKDSTLAAWVARSQGWDVTHLVTVVPARDDSWMFHVPNLHVAPVLAEAIGLPLVTIESGGEAEREVDDLARGLEGLDVDGLVAGAVASEYQRVRVERVGERLGLKTFTPLWHKPPLEILDTLIAGAFDVRFVAASADGLGPEWLGRRLTKESRDALEALARSKGINPAGEGGEYETIVLDGPLFRSRVEVTRATPEWRRDRGVWRIEETRLVEKVTAA; translated from the coding sequence GTGCGCGTCGCCGCGCTGTTCTCGGGCGGCAAGGACTCGACGCTCGCGGCATGGGTCGCGCGCTCGCAGGGCTGGGACGTCACCCACCTCGTCACGGTCGTTCCCGCCCGCGACGACTCGTGGATGTTCCACGTCCCGAACCTCCACGTCGCGCCCGTCCTCGCCGAGGCGATCGGCCTCCCGCTCGTGACGATCGAGAGCGGTGGCGAAGCCGAGCGCGAGGTGGACGACCTCGCGCGCGGCCTCGAAGGCCTCGACGTGGACGGCCTCGTCGCGGGCGCCGTCGCGAGCGAATACCAGCGCGTCCGGGTCGAGCGCGTCGGGGAGCGGCTCGGCCTCAAGACCTTCACGCCGCTCTGGCACAAGCCGCCGCTCGAGATCCTCGACACGCTCATCGCGGGGGCCTTCGACGTGAGGTTCGTCGCGGCCAGCGCCGACGGCCTCGGCCCCGAGTGGCTCGGACGCCGTCTCACGAAGGAGTCGCGCGACGCGCTCGAGGCGCTCGCGCGGTCGAAGGGCATCAACCCAGCCGGGGAAGGCGGCGAATACGAGACCATCGTCCTCGACGGACCGCTCTTCCGTTCCCGCGTCGAGGTCACGCGCGCGACGCCCGAATGGCGGCGCGACCGCGGCGTCTGGCGCATCGAGGAGACGCGCCTCGTCGAGAAGGTCACGGCCGCGTGA
- a CDS encoding carbon-nitrogen hydrolase family protein, translating into MRVALVAHRPVLGSVKDNLAHVLDVVRREDADLVAFPEMYLSGYGLRDGIPLAAAETAEAVRAIRDAARAKDMTVVVGGPREGRARGVVHNAAYIIGPGLEGAYDKVYLPTFSVFEEGHWFREGSTLPVFETPHGRVGLAICYDLFFPEVTKTLAMSGADIIVCISASPVTSKRYFEAVMPARAIETTAFLLYTNIAGFQDTIPFWGGAQAWGPKGDLKARLPDDEPGILRLEIDLAEVREARAKRPALRDTRPEILRALLEAGR; encoded by the coding sequence ATGCGCGTCGCGCTCGTCGCCCACCGACCCGTGCTCGGCAGCGTCAAGGACAATCTCGCCCACGTCCTCGACGTCGTGCGGCGCGAGGACGCGGACCTCGTCGCCTTTCCCGAGATGTACCTCTCGGGCTACGGCCTGCGCGACGGCATCCCGCTCGCCGCGGCCGAGACGGCCGAGGCCGTCCGCGCGATCCGCGACGCCGCGCGCGCGAAGGACATGACCGTCGTCGTGGGAGGGCCTCGGGAAGGCCGCGCGCGGGGCGTCGTGCACAACGCGGCCTACATCATCGGTCCCGGGCTCGAGGGCGCCTACGACAAGGTGTACCTCCCCACGTTCAGCGTGTTCGAGGAGGGGCATTGGTTCCGCGAAGGCTCGACGCTTCCCGTCTTCGAAACCCCGCACGGCCGCGTCGGCCTCGCGATCTGCTACGACCTCTTCTTCCCGGAGGTGACGAAGACGCTCGCGATGTCGGGCGCCGACATCATCGTCTGCATCAGCGCGTCCCCCGTCACGTCGAAGCGCTACTTCGAGGCCGTGATGCCCGCCCGGGCGATTGAAACGACCGCCTTCCTCCTCTACACGAACATCGCGGGCTTCCAGGACACCATCCCGTTCTGGGGCGGCGCCCAGGCGTGGGGTCCGAAAGGCGACCTCAAGGCGAGGCTTCCCGACGACGAGCCCGGTATCCTGCGCCTCGAGATCGACCTCGCCGAGGTCCGCGAGGCGCGCGCGAAGCGTCCGGCGCTGCGCGACACCCGGCCCGAGATCCTCCGCGCGCTGCTCGAGGCGGGCCGATAG